The sequence below is a genomic window from Halolamina litorea.
CTCCACGGCCCGCCGGGGACGGGGAAGACGATGCTCGCGAAGGCCGTCGCCAACGAGACCGACGCGAGCTTCATCAAGATGGCCGGCTCCGAACTCGTCCACAAGTTCATCGGCGAGGGCGCGAAGCTGGTGCGTGACCTCTTCGAGGTCGCCCGGGAGAACGAGCCCGCGGTCATCTTCATCGACGAGATCGACGCCATCGCCTCCAAGCGGACCGACTCGAAGACCTCCGGCGACGCCGAGGTCCAGCGGACGATGATGCAGCTCCTCTCGGAGATGGACGGCTTCGACGAGCGCGGGGACATCCGCATCATCGCGGCCACCAACCGCTTCGACATGCTCGACGAAGCGATCCTCCGACCCGGCCGCTTCGACCGCCTGATCGAGGTCCCCAAGCCCGACGTCGCGGGACGGGAGCTCATCTTCCAGATCCACACCCGCGACATGAACGTCGACGACGACGTCGACTTCGCCGAACTCGCGGAGATCGCCGAGGACGCCTCCGGCGCCGACGTGAAGGCGATCTGTACCGAGGCGGGGATGTTCGCCATCCGCGACGACCGCACGGAGATTCGCCGCGAGGACTTCGAGGCCGCATGGGAGAAGCTCCAGCAGGACGACACGATGGAGACGGGCGACTCCCCGGCGTTCGCCTGACCCGGTAGCGACTCGATACCGGCCGGACTTTTTCTTCCCCGGCGCGATCCACGCGCTCTTGGTCGACGGTTCAGTGATGTCTCAACACCGCGACGCCGCACGCTTTCTCGACGCCGACCCCCCTGACGTCGATGCGCTGGACGCGTCGCTGGCGAACATCGAGCAACGGATCGAACGTACGGCCGATGCCGGACCGGGGTCTCAGAGCAGGTAGAAGATCGCCGTCGGCACCGCGAACAGCAACAGCGTCATCGCCAGCAGGATCAAGCCGTAGCCGCCAAGCGCCCCCGCCAGCGCGCGCCACGAAGGGTGTCGGATGTCCATACCGAGGTACGGACCCGCCCCGACTTAGTTTTGCAGGGTCTCAGCCGATGTACCGAAGCTCCTCGTCGCCGCCCATCCCGCCACCGCCCTCCTGCATCTGCTGGATCTTGCCGACGACTTCCTCCATCTCCTCGGCGCGTTTCTCGAGTGCGGCGAAGTCGACGCGGAAGTCGAGTTGGGCCTCGAGGGTCTCCAGCACCGCCTTCGCGCTCTTTGGGTCGACGAGGTAGCCGCTGGTCTCGCCCATCAGGCAGGCCACGTCGAACCCGCGACGGCCGCCGAGGCCGAGCAGCAGCCCCGAAACGCCGACGATGCCCCCGGCTGGCTCGTCACCGCGGAACTCCACGCCGGCGTCGGCCAGCGAGTCGATGAGGTCGGCGTCGCTGACGGCGCCGAGGACGTTGTGTTCCTCGATGAGTTCACCGGTCGGGACGCCGCCGAGCGCGTAGGCCTCCTCGACGCCGAACTCCTCGGCGACGTCGAGGAACGCCTCGGTTAGCTGGTAGTGGCCCTTGTTGCTCCCGGCCTGGTGGTTGCCGGTCAGCACGAGCAGGTCCCGGTCCGCAGTGACCGTCCCGGGCCCCTCGTCGTCTTCGGCGTTCTCGGTCTCGTCGTCTCCCTCCTCGGTTTCGCCGCCGTCGGCGAGTGCGTCATCCTCGGAGTCCGCCCCGTCGGGGTCGGCATCACCGTCGGCTTCCCCGTCTTCCTCTTCCTCTTCCTCGATTTCGGTCGGCGTCGGCGAGGAGAGGTCGACCGCGTGGAAGGACGCACAGGTGAGCGAGGCGACGCCGTCCTCGTCGACGTCGACCTGGGGGGGGAACTCGTCGGCGTACACTCGGCGAACGAGCGTACTCTCGAACTCCTCGAGGAGGTGCTCGGCGGCGAGTTTTCCCACGTGGCCGACGCCGGGGAGTCCCTCGACCAGCACGGGCTCCCGGAGTTCGGGGTCTTCGAGGGTCTCGATATCGATGGGGTCCATACCGGCGAATGGGTCACCGATGGGTAAAGTGCGTCGAAACGGGCCCTGTCAGGACGTGTCAGGCCCCTCGTCGCGGGCCCGCCGCCGGTACGCGCCGTAGGGGTCCGCCGGATCGAACGGCGCGGGCGCGGAGTTGATCGCGTCGGCGCCACAGTCGGGACAGGTCGAAGAAAGCGTGTAGACGGGACGTTCGTGTGCGGACTCCCACGCCGAACAGACGCGGATGTCCGATTTCGTCATTCCTCGTCTTCCCGGCGTTCGCGGTGGTACTCGGCGGTGCCGCCGAGTTCCTCGATGGCGGCTTTCGCGCGGGCCGCCGCGTCCTCGAGTTCGGACTCCGCGACCTTGTAGTCGGGTGCCTGCACCTCGATGCGGTACTCCGGCGCGCCGACGTAGGAGACCGACAGTTCGACCTCCTCGGGGACGTCGTCGTCGCCCTCGCCTTCGGCCGCACGCAGCGCCGTCTTCACGTCGTCGACGCCGTCGGGACCGGGCGAACGGATGTCGACGTAGCCGGTCACGTTGACGTACGGAACCGAGACGTTCTCCCGGGCGGTCTGCACGACCGCCTGGACGGCGTCGTCGTCGATGTCGACGTCCTCGAGTGCCTCCATCCCGTGGATGGCGGCGTCCTCGAAGGCGTCGTACAGCGAGTCGTGGTCGACCAGCAGCGCCTCGACCACGTCGTCGCGGCCGTGGTCCTCGCCGAAGGCGAGTTCCATCCACTTCTCGGCTTTCTGCTGGTTTTTCCAGCGCTGGATCGTCTCCTTGCGCTGGTGTTCGTTGACGTCCTTGAGCGAGAGGTCGACCTGTTGGGCCGACTCGTCGACTTCGAGCACCTTGGCGACGACCGTGCGGCCGACGCTCACGTGGTCGCGGACGTTCTTGATCCACCCGGAGGCGACCTCCGAGATGTGGACCAGTCCGCGGTGCTCGTAGCCTTCGAGGTCGACGAACACGCCGAAGTCGGCGATCTCGTCGACGGTGCCGACGACGAGCTCACCCGGTTCGGGCCACTCGTTCCCCGCCATCAGGCGTTATCGCGCCTCGACAGTGTCGGCGACCTCGCCGTTGAG
It includes:
- a CDS encoding translation initiation factor IF-2 subunit alpha, whose product is MAGNEWPEPGELVVGTVDEIADFGVFVDLEGYEHRGLVHISEVASGWIKNVRDHVSVGRTVVAKVLEVDESAQQVDLSLKDVNEHQRKETIQRWKNQQKAEKWMELAFGEDHGRDDVVEALLVDHDSLYDAFEDAAIHGMEALEDVDIDDDAVQAVVQTARENVSVPYVNVTGYVDIRSPGPDGVDDVKTALRAAEGEGDDDVPEEVELSVSYVGAPEYRIEVQAPDYKVAESELEDAAARAKAAIEELGGTAEYHRERREDEE
- the pan1 gene encoding proteasome-activating nucleotidase Pan1, yielding MSDTVDDVDLPYEETASQQEKIESLRDRLEDLEDQNEQMRDSLLDANAENNKYQQKLERLSHENEKLKQSPLFVATVQEITDDGVVIKQHGNNQEALTDVTDEMREQIEPDDRVAVNNSLSVVQKLTRETDVRARVMQIDHSPDVTYADIGGLGDQMREVRETVELPLTQPETFDTVGIQPPSGILLHGPPGTGKTMLAKAVANETDASFIKMAGSELVHKFIGEGAKLVRDLFEVARENEPAVIFIDEIDAIASKRTDSKTSGDAEVQRTMMQLLSEMDGFDERGDIRIIAATNRFDMLDEAILRPGRFDRLIEVPKPDVAGRELIFQIHTRDMNVDDDVDFAELAEIAEDASGADVKAICTEAGMFAIRDDRTEIRREDFEAAWEKLQQDDTMETGDSPAFA
- a CDS encoding RNA-protein complex protein Nop10 gives rise to the protein MTKSDIRVCSAWESAHERPVYTLSSTCPDCGADAINSAPAPFDPADPYGAYRRRARDEGPDTS
- a CDS encoding PAC2 family protein — encoded protein: MDPIDIETLEDPELREPVLVEGLPGVGHVGKLAAEHLLEEFESTLVRRVYADEFPPQVDVDEDGVASLTCASFHAVDLSSPTPTEIEEEEEEDGEADGDADPDGADSEDDALADGGETEEGDDETENAEDDEGPGTVTADRDLLVLTGNHQAGSNKGHYQLTEAFLDVAEEFGVEEAYALGGVPTGELIEEHNVLGAVSDADLIDSLADAGVEFRGDEPAGGIVGVSGLLLGLGGRRGFDVACLMGETSGYLVDPKSAKAVLETLEAQLDFRVDFAALEKRAEEMEEVVGKIQQMQEGGGGMGGDEELRYIG